One genomic window of Chloroflexota bacterium includes the following:
- a CDS encoding RidA family protein — protein sequence MMVVDKLEKMGLALPKPVVPVANYVGAVRSGNLLFVSGHGPTKGGRPAYTGKVGRDLTVEEGYAAARLTTLNCLSTINATLGDLDKVKRIVKLLVFVNSAEEFTEQPKVANGASDLLVSLFGESGKHARSAVGMYQLPSDIAVEVEMVVEVEEVEGGLSSP from the coding sequence ATGATGGTTGTCGATAAGCTTGAAAAGATGGGCTTGGCCTTGCCGAAACCGGTTGTGCCCGTGGCCAATTATGTGGGCGCTGTACGCAGTGGCAACCTGTTGTTCGTATCCGGCCATGGCCCGACGAAGGGTGGCCGGCCGGCTTACACGGGGAAGGTGGGGAGAGATCTCACTGTTGAAGAGGGCTATGCGGCGGCGCGTTTGACGACGCTGAACTGTCTGAGTACGATCAATGCTACCCTGGGAGATTTAGATAAAGTAAAACGTATTGTGAAACTGCTGGTGTTTGTGAACAGCGCTGAGGAGTTTACGGAGCAGCCGAAGGTAGCCAACGGCGCATCCGATCTGCTGGTCTCCCTCTTTGGTGAGAGTGGTAAGCATGCCCGTTCGGCGGTAGGGATGTATCAGTTGCCGAGCGATATTGCGGTGGAGGTGGAGATGGTGGTAGAGGTAGAGGAGGTAGAGGGTGGGCTAAGTTCCCCCTGA